In Haloarcula salinisoli, one genomic interval encodes:
- a CDS encoding phosphoglycerol geranylgeranyltransferase, with protein sequence MSDWADWDHITKIDPDKTLYADETYEDVAATGTDAIEVGGTTGMTEEKMKRVVDACGKHDIPVYIEPSNPASVVHSDRHDGYLIPVVMNAGDVTWITGAHKEWIRIDDEIDWSRTFTEAYIVMNPDASVATYTQANCDLEADEVAAYAEAAEHLLGQEIIYVEYSGMLGDTEKVAAAADILDEATLFYGGGIHDYDSARTMAEHADTIVVGDLVHDEGVEAVRETVKGAQDAKAAKATE encoded by the coding sequence ATGAGCGACTGGGCGGACTGGGACCACATCACCAAAATCGACCCCGACAAGACGCTGTACGCCGACGAGACATACGAGGACGTGGCGGCGACCGGGACCGACGCCATCGAAGTCGGCGGCACCACCGGGATGACCGAGGAGAAGATGAAACGGGTCGTCGACGCCTGTGGCAAACACGACATCCCCGTCTACATCGAGCCCTCGAACCCCGCGTCGGTCGTCCACAGCGACCGCCACGACGGCTATCTCATCCCCGTCGTGATGAACGCCGGCGACGTCACCTGGATTACGGGCGCCCACAAGGAGTGGATTCGCATCGACGACGAGATAGACTGGTCGCGCACCTTCACGGAGGCCTACATCGTGATGAACCCCGACGCCTCCGTCGCCACCTACACGCAGGCCAACTGCGACCTCGAAGCCGACGAAGTGGCCGCCTACGCCGAGGCCGCCGAACACCTGCTGGGCCAGGAGATAATCTACGTCGAGTACTCCGGGATGCTGGGTGACACCGAGAAGGTCGCCGCCGCGGCCGACATCTTAGACGAGGCCACCCTCTTCTACGGCGGCGGCATCCACGACTACGACTCCGCCCGCACGATGGCCGAACACGCCGACACCATCGTCGTCGGTGACCTGGTCCACGACGAGGGCGTCGAGGCGGTCCGCGAGACCGTCAAGGGTGCACAGGACGCCAAGGCCGCGAAAGCGACCGAGTAA
- a CDS encoding DUF547 domain-containing protein: MASTGEHARATPTELAAELLVALRTDAEPEPLLSALADCSEAALAPVREDHETGLAFWLNCYNAGTTRLLAERPELYDSHWRFFRAPALTVAGHPLGLDAIEHGILRGSRSKYGLGYLPRLLPDSFEHRYKLAAVDPRIHFALHCGAASCPAIRAYEPAVVDDQLDTATRTYLDATVEYDHDAGVVSVPRVFRWFPGDFGGRAGVRAFLRRYDQLPEASVDLDYLDWDWSRETPTFAG; encoded by the coding sequence ATGGCATCGACCGGCGAGCACGCGAGGGCCACGCCGACGGAACTGGCCGCGGAGCTGCTGGTGGCGTTGCGGACCGACGCCGAGCCCGAGCCGTTACTGTCGGCGCTGGCTGACTGTTCGGAGGCCGCACTCGCGCCCGTTCGCGAGGACCACGAGACCGGGCTCGCGTTCTGGCTGAACTGCTACAACGCGGGGACGACGCGGCTCCTCGCCGAGCGGCCCGAACTGTACGACTCTCACTGGCGCTTCTTCCGCGCGCCGGCGCTGACCGTCGCCGGCCACCCGCTCGGGCTTGACGCCATCGAGCACGGCATCCTGCGGGGCTCGCGTTCGAAGTACGGGCTGGGGTATCTGCCCCGATTGCTCCCCGATAGCTTCGAACACCGCTACAAGCTCGCCGCCGTGGACCCGCGCATCCACTTCGCATTGCACTGTGGCGCAGCGAGCTGTCCGGCGATTCGCGCCTACGAGCCGGCCGTCGTCGACGACCAGCTCGACACCGCGACACGGACGTATCTCGACGCCACCGTCGAGTACGACCACGACGCGGGTGTGGTCAGCGTCCCGCGGGTTTTCCGCTGGTTCCCGGGCGATTTCGGCGGCCGGGCCGGGGTTCGGGCGTTCCTTCGCCGGTACGACCAGTTGCCCGAGGCGTCCGTCGACCTCGACTATCTCGACTGGGACTGGTCGCGCGAGACGCCGACGTTCGCCGGCTGA
- a CDS encoding DUF7344 domain-containing protein, translating to MTGQETRTQPSLDAALTALADRKRRRVLVSLFGSGPESPSPPLHLHELHRVETEPQSFEIDMCHVHLPKLADEGYIQWDRDTGEIARGPRFDELRPLLDCLVENADELSGDVF from the coding sequence ATGACCGGACAGGAGACACGAACCCAACCATCGCTAGACGCCGCCCTGACCGCTCTCGCCGACCGCAAGCGCCGCCGAGTCCTCGTCTCGCTGTTTGGTTCCGGGCCGGAGAGCCCGTCACCACCCCTGCATCTGCATGAGCTCCACCGAGTCGAGACAGAGCCCCAATCGTTCGAGATAGATATGTGTCACGTCCACCTCCCGAAACTGGCCGACGAGGGGTATATCCAGTGGGACCGAGACACCGGCGAGATAGCGCGGGGGCCACGCTTCGATGAGCTCCGACCACTGCTCGATTGTCTCGTCGAGAACGCTGACGAACTCTCCGGTGACGTGTTCTAG
- a CDS encoding GAF domain-containing protein: MSDLACSNEDIIGALDGLGPVTTGELAGMVDCSDGALEDSLDALVDAGVVETRVVDGCSRLWWRIPDDKEGVDTFRAELAERLRPLTDPEEIQSVAGKLLAERLDVDRALYLEVFPDEETLQVRDGYARDGLTEVETKHRFSDFGDHVGDRLRRGEPLVVDDVTAIEDQSDEQEAAYLAADIHAYLTVPLLKSGRLVGLFTLQQTTPREWSDTAVELTRETVESTWAAVERARAERELAETNSILRRLTDASQVFIDADVATLRERVVELAREVVDCPSTTLWRYDKDEGELRAVDSETDPEHATPDRPSDQRSERAWAAFVSGEPAVESELDAPAGVPEDPSAEPIRSRLVVPLGRHGVLEVASTEPGRFDSGTLDLVETLAATIETAWDRASGEAALQRRNRELQELDELNTLIRRIDQSLVEADTVSAIDKTVCERLAESERYLFAWVGGYDPEPPAVSPRAWAGVDSSAIEALTATTDPTADDRLGPGTPATDPFVTAVQSSEMQTVGDIATDVRATPWREAALERGARSCHCIPLVYEESAFGVLVVYAATPHRGDRDEQVLAELGGTIAHAIHAAEAAATRQGGSVVELTLRVTDAKTPLCRLSRETGCVIESDGVVVGDGAEPTVVFTASGVTREALMTAAESSLSVDSLRALAAGEGGTLCKAEIADDSLVTRLQSDSATVQSLTIDAGVATAVVTLPETAAVREYLDGLTATGLELELIARRTRERSPDTTQRLQTAFREQLTPRQQEVFALAYRCGFFESPRVQTGAELADALGIAQSTFNYHLRGAQRQLCAAVFDPAGAAQTDHHWQE, encoded by the coding sequence ATGAGCGACCTCGCCTGTTCGAACGAGGACATCATCGGCGCGCTCGACGGACTCGGCCCAGTGACAACGGGCGAACTCGCCGGGATGGTCGACTGTTCGGACGGGGCACTCGAGGACAGTCTCGACGCCCTCGTCGATGCGGGCGTTGTGGAGACCAGAGTCGTCGACGGGTGCAGTCGCCTGTGGTGGCGCATACCGGACGACAAAGAGGGCGTGGACACGTTCCGCGCCGAGCTCGCCGAGCGGCTCCGGCCGCTGACCGACCCGGAGGAAATCCAGAGCGTGGCCGGTAAGCTCCTCGCCGAACGGCTGGACGTCGACCGGGCGCTGTATCTCGAGGTGTTCCCCGACGAGGAGACACTCCAGGTCCGGGACGGGTATGCCCGCGACGGGCTCACAGAGGTCGAAACCAAACACCGATTCTCGGACTTCGGGGACCACGTCGGGGACAGGCTCCGGCGGGGGGAGCCACTGGTCGTCGACGACGTGACGGCCATCGAGGACCAGTCCGACGAGCAGGAGGCGGCGTACCTGGCCGCCGACATCCACGCGTATCTCACCGTACCCTTATTGAAATCCGGGCGGCTCGTCGGCCTGTTCACGCTCCAACAGACCACCCCTCGCGAGTGGAGCGACACCGCCGTCGAGCTGACCAGGGAGACGGTCGAGTCGACCTGGGCAGCCGTCGAGCGGGCTCGGGCCGAGCGAGAACTGGCCGAAACCAACAGTATCCTCCGGCGGCTCACGGACGCGAGCCAGGTGTTCATCGACGCCGACGTAGCGACACTCCGAGAGAGGGTCGTCGAACTCGCCCGGGAGGTCGTCGACTGTCCGTCGACGACACTGTGGCGCTACGACAAGGACGAGGGGGAACTCAGGGCAGTCGACAGCGAGACCGACCCAGAGCACGCGACGCCGGACCGACCGTCGGACCAGCGCAGCGAGCGCGCCTGGGCGGCGTTCGTCAGCGGGGAGCCGGCCGTCGAGAGCGAGCTCGACGCCCCGGCGGGGGTCCCCGAGGACCCGTCGGCCGAGCCGATACGAAGCCGTCTCGTGGTCCCGCTGGGCCGCCACGGCGTCCTCGAGGTGGCCTCGACCGAGCCGGGTCGGTTCGACAGCGGGACGCTCGACCTCGTCGAGACGCTCGCGGCGACCATCGAGACAGCGTGGGACCGTGCATCGGGTGAAGCGGCATTGCAGCGCCGGAATCGGGAACTCCAGGAACTCGACGAACTGAACACCCTCATCCGGCGAATCGACCAGTCGCTCGTGGAGGCCGACACCGTCTCGGCGATAGACAAGACGGTCTGTGAGCGCCTGGCCGAGTCCGAGCGGTACCTGTTCGCCTGGGTCGGCGGCTACGACCCGGAGCCCCCAGCGGTGAGCCCGCGGGCCTGGGCCGGGGTCGACAGCAGTGCCATCGAGGCGCTCACCGCCACCACCGATCCGACCGCGGACGACAGACTCGGGCCCGGAACCCCCGCGACTGACCCGTTCGTGACGGCCGTCCAGTCGAGCGAGATGCAGACCGTCGGTGATATCGCAACCGATGTGCGGGCCACACCGTGGCGCGAGGCGGCCCTCGAACGTGGCGCGCGCTCCTGTCACTGTATCCCGCTTGTCTACGAGGAATCCGCCTTCGGAGTGCTGGTCGTCTACGCAGCGACACCCCACCGGGGAGACCGCGACGAGCAAGTCCTCGCTGAGCTGGGCGGGACAATCGCCCACGCGATTCACGCTGCGGAGGCCGCAGCGACCCGCCAGGGCGGGAGCGTCGTCGAACTCACACTCCGGGTCACGGACGCAAAGACGCCGCTGTGCCGTCTCTCGCGGGAGACCGGGTGCGTCATCGAGTCCGATGGGGTGGTAGTCGGCGACGGGGCGGAACCGACGGTCGTGTTCACAGCCAGTGGCGTGACCCGGGAGGCGCTGATGACGGCCGCCGAGTCGTCCCTGTCCGTCGATAGCCTCAGGGCCCTCGCGGCGGGTGAGGGCGGTACGCTGTGCAAAGCCGAGATAGCGGACGACTCGCTCGTCACACGATTGCAGAGCGACAGCGCGACCGTTCAGTCACTGACAATCGACGCCGGTGTCGCGACGGCTGTCGTTACCCTTCCGGAGACGGCGGCCGTTCGGGAGTACCTCGACGGACTCACGGCCACCGGTCTGGAACTGGAACTGATCGCACGCCGCACCCGGGAGCGGTCGCCCGACACCACCCAGCGGCTGCAGACGGCCTTCCGGGAGCAGCTTACCCCCCGGCAACAGGAAGTGTTCGCGCTCGCGTACCGCTGTGGGTTCTTCGAGTCGCCGCGCGTCCAGACCGGTGCCGAGCTCGCGGACGCCCTCGGTATCGCGCAGTCGACGTTCAATTACCACCTGCGAGGTGCCCAGCGGCAGCTCTGTGCGGCTGTCTTCGACCCGGCCGGGGCAGCGCAGACAGACCACCACTGGCAAGAGTGA
- a CDS encoding Rieske (2Fe-2S) protein: MHQLTTVEAVHEDGSYLFTAEDPYGDPEEVILVPCKDGVAAWVNRCTHENQPFDTGQGVPMRDGEIICPRHGSLFDACDGDCDNGEAAGTTLPDIDIAERHGTIFLIDDDYEFMHEGGIDDDGGPSSTSHLQL, encoded by the coding sequence ATGCACCAGTTGACGACTGTCGAGGCGGTCCACGAGGACGGCTCGTACCTGTTCACCGCCGAGGACCCCTACGGCGACCCCGAAGAGGTCATCCTGGTGCCCTGTAAGGACGGTGTCGCGGCGTGGGTCAACCGCTGTACCCACGAGAACCAGCCGTTCGATACCGGACAGGGCGTCCCGATGCGCGACGGCGAGATTATCTGCCCCCGCCACGGCTCGCTGTTCGACGCCTGCGACGGCGACTGTGACAACGGCGAGGCCGCCGGGACGACGCTGCCAGATATCGATATCGCGGAGCGTCATGGGACGATTTTTCTCATCGACGACGACTACGAGTTCATGCACGAGGGAGGTATCGACGACGACGGGGGACCGAGTTCGACGTCGCATCTGCAGTTGTAG
- a CDS encoding DNA topoisomerase I, which produces MELIITEKDNAARRIAEILSEGSASAERRNGVNVYRWGTKRVVGLSGHVVGVDFPPEYNDWRDVEPVELIDAEVTKEATQENIVTTLKQLARKAESAIIATDYDREGELIGKEAYELIREVTDVPVSRVRFSSITEREVREAFSEPDDIDFDLAAAGEARQIIDLVWGAALTRFLSLSARQLGDDFISVGRVQSPTLKLIVDREREIQAFDPEDYWEIFADLTKDDSTFEAQYFYDDDGSEAERVWDEDAADAAYADLSGVEAATVTSVRRRTRTDSPPTPFNTTAFISAASSLGYSAQRAMSIAEELYTAGYMTYPRTDNTVYPEDLEEDELLDAFVSSPDFGEDAEALLEQDDIVATEGDEETTDHPPIHPTGELPPKSELSEDEWEVYELVVRRFFATVAEAATWERLRVVAEAAGRSLKANGKRLVEPGYHAVYPYSSASENHVPDVEEGEALAMSEVTLEDKQTQPPRRYGQSRLIETMESRGLGTKSTRHNSIEKLYDRGYIEGDPPRPTTLAMAVVEAAEEFADRVVSDDMTAQLEEDMTRIANGEATLDEVTDESREMLQKVFDELADSREEIGEHLQESLKADKTLGPCPQCGEAMLVRRSRQGSYFVGCDGFPECRNTLPLPSTGEPLVLDDECDEHEMHHVKMLAGRDTFVHGCPRCEAEKADESEDEIIGPCPDCHEPDGGELAIKHLRSGSRLVGCTRYPDCEYSLPLPRNGDIEVTDEFCEDHDLPELVVDPDSDDPWELGCPICNFEEYRARNAVEELEDLSGIGGATAEKLEAAGVDSLDALKEADADIVAAEVQGVSASQVRDWQTELEA; this is translated from the coding sequence ATGGAGCTGATAATCACAGAGAAGGACAACGCCGCCCGCCGCATCGCCGAAATCCTCTCGGAGGGGAGCGCTTCGGCCGAGCGGCGCAACGGGGTGAACGTCTACCGGTGGGGGACCAAGCGCGTCGTCGGCCTCTCGGGCCACGTCGTCGGCGTCGACTTCCCGCCCGAGTACAACGACTGGCGCGACGTCGAGCCGGTCGAACTCATCGACGCCGAAGTCACGAAGGAAGCGACCCAGGAGAACATCGTCACGACGCTCAAGCAACTCGCACGGAAAGCCGAGTCCGCCATCATCGCGACTGACTACGACCGCGAGGGCGAACTCATCGGCAAGGAGGCCTACGAGCTCATCCGCGAGGTGACCGACGTGCCCGTCTCCCGCGTTCGCTTCTCCTCTATCACCGAACGTGAGGTCCGGGAGGCCTTTTCCGAACCGGACGACATCGACTTCGACCTCGCTGCCGCGGGCGAAGCCCGCCAGATTATCGACCTCGTGTGGGGGGCCGCCCTCACCCGCTTTCTCTCCCTCTCCGCGCGGCAGCTGGGCGACGACTTCATCTCCGTGGGCCGGGTCCAGTCACCGACGCTGAAGCTCATCGTCGACCGCGAGCGGGAAATCCAGGCCTTCGACCCCGAGGACTACTGGGAGATATTCGCCGACCTCACGAAAGACGATTCGACCTTCGAGGCCCAGTACTTCTACGACGACGACGGCAGCGAGGCCGAACGCGTCTGGGACGAAGACGCCGCCGACGCGGCCTACGCCGACCTCAGCGGGGTCGAGGCCGCGACGGTCACCAGCGTTCGCCGGCGTACCCGCACCGACAGCCCGCCGACGCCCTTTAACACGACGGCCTTTATCTCGGCGGCCAGTTCGCTTGGCTACTCCGCCCAGCGGGCGATGTCCATCGCCGAGGAGCTCTACACCGCGGGTTACATGACCTACCCGCGGACGGACAACACCGTCTACCCCGAAGACCTAGAGGAGGACGAGCTGCTCGACGCGTTCGTCAGCTCGCCCGATTTCGGCGAGGACGCCGAGGCGCTGCTCGAACAGGACGACATCGTCGCCACCGAGGGCGACGAGGAGACCACCGACCACCCGCCGATCCACCCGACCGGTGAGCTGCCCCCGAAGTCCGAGCTCTCCGAGGACGAGTGGGAAGTGTACGAACTCGTCGTCCGTCGCTTTTTCGCGACGGTCGCCGAGGCCGCCACGTGGGAGCGCCTGCGCGTCGTCGCCGAGGCCGCCGGTCGCTCGCTGAAGGCCAACGGCAAGCGCCTGGTCGAACCCGGCTACCACGCCGTCTATCCGTACTCCAGCGCCAGCGAGAACCACGTCCCCGACGTCGAGGAGGGCGAGGCGCTGGCGATGAGCGAGGTCACCCTCGAAGACAAACAGACCCAGCCGCCCCGACGGTACGGGCAGTCCCGGCTCATCGAGACCATGGAGTCACGTGGGTTGGGAACAAAGAGCACGCGACACAATAGCATCGAGAAACTGTACGACCGCGGCTACATCGAGGGGGACCCGCCCCGCCCGACGACGCTGGCGATGGCCGTCGTCGAGGCCGCCGAGGAGTTCGCCGACCGCGTCGTCAGCGACGACATGACCGCCCAGCTGGAGGAAGACATGACTCGTATCGCCAACGGCGAGGCCACCCTCGACGAGGTGACCGACGAGTCCCGCGAGATGCTCCAGAAGGTGTTCGACGAACTGGCCGACTCCCGCGAGGAGATCGGCGAACACCTCCAGGAGTCCCTGAAGGCCGACAAGACGCTGGGCCCGTGTCCGCAGTGTGGCGAGGCGATGCTCGTCCGCCGCTCTCGCCAGGGTTCCTATTTCGTCGGCTGTGACGGCTTCCCCGAGTGTCGGAACACGCTCCCGCTGCCCTCGACCGGCGAGCCGCTCGTGCTGGACGACGAGTGCGACGAGCACGAGATGCACCACGTGAAGATGCTCGCGGGCCGGGACACCTTCGTCCACGGCTGTCCCCGCTGTGAGGCCGAGAAGGCCGACGAGAGCGAGGACGAGATTATCGGACCGTGTCCGGACTGCCACGAACCGGACGGCGGCGAACTCGCCATCAAACACCTCCGCTCGGGCTCCCGGCTGGTCGGCTGTACGCGCTACCCCGACTGTGAGTACTCGCTGCCGCTGCCCCGAAACGGCGACATCGAGGTCACCGACGAGTTCTGCGAGGACCACGACCTCCCCGAACTCGTCGTCGACCCCGACAGCGACGACCCGTGGGAACTGGGCTGTCCCATCTGTAACTTCGAGGAGTACCGCGCCAGAAACGCCGTCGAGGAGCTAGAGGACTTAAGCGGCATCGGCGGGGCGACCGCCGAGAAGCTCGAAGCGGCCGGCGTAGACTCCCTGGACGCTCTAAAGGAAGCGGACGCCGACATCGTCGCCGCCGAGGTCCAGGGCGTCAGCGCGAGCCAGGTGCGGGACTGGCAGACCGAACTCGAGGCCTAG